In Streptomyces chartreusis, the following proteins share a genomic window:
- a CDS encoding ATP-binding protein: protein MTPLAWEVIGVIDTEGDCAEWSFPAEAGAVRAARVAVRDRLRDWGLDSLADIAALLVSELVTNSLRHATGPIGVRLVRPARLGDVLLVEVSDPLPDPPRERVAHLEDESGRGLQLVAHSSRRWGTRPGRNAGKTVWFELAVPD, encoded by the coding sequence GTGACCCCATTGGCCTGGGAAGTGATCGGCGTGATCGACACCGAAGGCGACTGCGCCGAGTGGAGCTTCCCGGCGGAGGCCGGCGCCGTGCGCGCGGCCCGTGTCGCCGTTCGGGACAGGCTGCGCGACTGGGGGCTCGACAGCCTCGCCGACATCGCGGCGCTGCTGGTCAGCGAACTGGTGACCAACTCCCTGCGGCACGCCACCGGCCCCATCGGCGTACGGCTGGTGCGCCCCGCCCGCCTCGGTGACGTCCTTCTGGTCGAGGTCTCCGACCCCCTCCCGGACCCGCCCCGCGAACGCGTCGCCCACCTGGAGGACGAGAGCGGCCGCGGCCTCCAGCTGGTGGCGCACTCCTCGCGCCGCTGGGGCACCAGACCCGGGCGGAACGCGGGCAAGACGGTGTGGTTCGAGCTCGCGGTGCCGGACTGA
- a CDS encoding DUF4190 domain-containing protein, with protein MSIPPPPGPHQPQGSPEPAQGPSAQGPYAPPPYGHGVPGAGPYAYHPYGAYGPYGRPVPVNGVAIGALVLGILCFVPAVGLVLGLIALAQIKKRGERGKGMAIAGSVLSSVGLVLWALALSTGGASDFWDGFREAAGGEGTAYSLETGDCFDAPGGDLEGETYDIDEVPCSGAHEAEVFAIVALPDNTYPSYPGDDKLSRLADDKCFGLQDRYAMDPWALPDDAAVYYFIPSRESWRFGDRAITCMFGSTKDNGKLTGSLHNDASMLDTDQVAFLTAVNTVDVTLYEEPEEYPEEDLAANRAWAKDVHAVLGEQIEALRGHRWEGDTEQPVTDLIDEMEDARKEWAKAAAAKDADTYYAHYDNGYEYIDGPTTVTAREALGLDTTVPMYEEDSSGGEEGAGAGGIDV; from the coding sequence GTGTCCATACCTCCGCCTCCCGGACCTCACCAGCCACAAGGGTCCCCGGAGCCGGCCCAGGGGCCGTCCGCGCAGGGGCCGTACGCACCGCCGCCGTACGGCCATGGCGTGCCCGGTGCCGGGCCGTACGCGTACCACCCCTACGGCGCCTACGGTCCGTACGGCCGCCCCGTGCCCGTCAACGGCGTCGCCATCGGTGCCCTCGTCCTCGGCATCCTCTGCTTCGTGCCGGCCGTGGGTCTGGTGCTGGGGCTGATAGCGCTGGCGCAGATCAAGAAGCGGGGCGAGCGCGGCAAGGGCATGGCGATCGCCGGTTCCGTCCTGTCCTCCGTCGGGCTCGTGCTGTGGGCGCTGGCCCTGTCCACGGGCGGCGCCTCCGACTTCTGGGACGGCTTCCGGGAGGCGGCGGGCGGCGAGGGCACCGCCTACTCGCTCGAGACGGGCGACTGCTTCGACGCGCCGGGCGGCGACCTGGAGGGCGAGACCTACGACATCGACGAGGTGCCCTGCTCCGGCGCGCACGAGGCCGAGGTCTTCGCGATCGTCGCACTGCCCGACAACACCTACCCGTCCTATCCCGGTGACGACAAGTTGTCCCGGCTCGCGGACGACAAGTGCTTCGGGCTCCAGGACCGTTACGCCATGGACCCCTGGGCCCTGCCGGACGACGCGGCCGTGTACTACTTCATCCCGTCACGGGAGAGCTGGCGCTTCGGCGACCGCGCGATCACCTGCATGTTCGGCAGCACCAAGGACAACGGCAAGCTGACCGGTTCCCTGCACAACGACGCGTCGATGCTCGACACCGATCAGGTCGCCTTCCTCACCGCCGTCAACACCGTCGACGTCACCCTGTACGAGGAGCCCGAGGAGTACCCCGAGGAGGACCTCGCGGCCAACCGGGCCTGGGCGAAGGACGTGCACGCCGTCCTCGGCGAACAGATCGAGGCGCTGCGCGGGCACCGCTGGGAGGGCGACACCGAGCAGCCGGTCACCGACCTGATCGACGAGATGGAGGACGCCCGCAAGGAGTGGGCGAAGGCGGCCGCGGCGAAGGACGCGGACACGTACTACGCGCACTACGACAACGGGTACGAATACATCGACGGCCCCACGACGGTCACCGCGCGCGAGGCTCTGGGCCTGGACACCACCGTGCCGATGTACGAGGAAGACTCCTCCGGCGGTGAGGAGGGCGCCGGTGCCGGCGGCATCGATGTCTGA
- a CDS encoding GntR family transcriptional regulator — translation MTFGEQPAYLRVAGDLRKKIVDGSLPPHTRLPSQARIREEYGVSDTVALEARKVLMAEGLVEGRSGSGTYVRERPVPRRVARSGFRPPNGATPFRQEQADGEVRGTWESRSEQAEASVAVAERLAIRPGDRVMCTRYLFRDAGEAMMLSTSWEPLAVTGRTPVMLPEEGPLGGMGVVERMAAIDVVVDNVTEEVGARPGLAEELLTLGGVPGHVVLVIQRTYYASGRPVETADVVVPADRYRVSYHLPVK, via the coding sequence GTGACTTTCGGTGAGCAGCCGGCGTACCTGCGCGTCGCGGGTGATCTCCGCAAGAAGATCGTCGACGGTTCACTGCCACCGCACACCCGCCTCCCGTCCCAGGCCAGGATCCGCGAGGAGTACGGCGTCTCGGACACCGTCGCGCTGGAGGCCCGCAAGGTGCTGATGGCCGAGGGGCTGGTCGAGGGCCGCTCCGGCTCCGGGACCTACGTGCGCGAGCGCCCCGTGCCCCGCAGGGTCGCCCGCTCCGGCTTCCGCCCGCCGAACGGCGCCACGCCGTTCCGTCAGGAGCAGGCCGACGGCGAGGTGCGGGGCACCTGGGAGTCCAGGAGCGAGCAGGCCGAGGCCAGCGTCGCCGTCGCCGAGCGGCTCGCCATCCGGCCCGGCGACCGCGTGATGTGCACGCGCTATCTCTTCCGGGACGCCGGCGAGGCGATGATGCTGTCGACTTCCTGGGAGCCCCTGGCCGTCACCGGCCGTACCCCCGTGATGCTGCCCGAGGAGGGCCCGCTCGGCGGCATGGGCGTCGTCGAGCGGATGGCCGCCATCGACGTCGTCGTGGACAACGTGACCGAGGAAGTGGGCGCGCGCCCCGGCCTCGCGGAGGAACTGCTGACGCTGGGCGGCGTCCCGGGCCATGTGGTCCTCGTCATCCAGCGCACCTACTACGCGTCGGGCCGTCCGGTGGAGACGGCGGACGTGGTCGTCCCCGCCGACCGCTACCGGGTCTCGTACCACCTACCGGTGAAGTAG
- a CDS encoding (deoxy)nucleoside triphosphate pyrophosphohydrolase, whose product MTERIVVGAALLDGERLLAARRSAPEELAGRWELPGGKVEPGETPEAALVRELREELGVDTEVIERVPGAWPLKSPYVLHVWTARLLPGTGEPKPLEDHDELRWLGPGELWDVDWLDQDVPAVREVAARLRS is encoded by the coding sequence ATGACGGAACGGATCGTGGTCGGCGCCGCTCTGCTGGACGGAGAGCGCCTTCTCGCCGCGCGCCGCAGCGCGCCCGAGGAACTCGCCGGGCGCTGGGAGTTGCCCGGAGGCAAGGTCGAGCCCGGCGAGACGCCCGAGGCAGCGCTCGTACGCGAGCTGCGCGAGGAACTCGGCGTGGACACCGAGGTGATCGAGCGCGTGCCGGGGGCATGGCCCCTGAAATCCCCCTACGTCCTGCATGTGTGGACGGCCCGTCTGCTCCCCGGAACGGGTGAACCGAAGCCCCTCGAGGACCACGACGAGCTGCGCTGGCTGGGTCCCGGGGAACTCTGGGACGTGGACTGGCTGGACCAGGATGTGCCTGCCGTCCGCGAGGTGGCGGCGCGGCTTCGGTCCTGA
- a CDS encoding serpin family protein, whose amino-acid sequence MPVTNATIRAVNELTARWARASDPAAGDGTVFSAVGVWPLLAFLADGADGPARTELADAVGLPAGGAAGAARELLGAMGTMRGLDSALGLWTKRTLQLRERWEAGLPAEAHGVLTGDPAADKGALDAWAAKRTGGLIGEMPVALETDTEMVLASALAMRTNWLRRFWDFPMTPETGPWNDRVLIGLHRQSELLDRVGVADTPEGHVTELRVLGDNAIDVHLLLGEEGMTRGQVLRAGVDVLARRLPVVSGPRLPYGEVGPGLRVVKKRSARPLPPTLDVTTAAFDLRAHHDLLALHRVFGLTTARDVGRGHFPGISGFPLAVGSARQSTTAQFGEVGFRAAAVTAFGFPAGGVPQLRWVTTSIRAAFDRPFGFLALHRHTRLVLAAGWVTDPEPYREDEEHY is encoded by the coding sequence ATGCCGGTTACGAATGCCACGATCCGGGCGGTGAACGAGCTGACCGCCCGCTGGGCGCGGGCGTCGGACCCGGCCGCGGGCGACGGCACCGTCTTCTCGGCGGTGGGCGTGTGGCCGCTGCTCGCTTTCCTGGCGGACGGCGCCGACGGACCGGCGCGGACGGAACTGGCCGATGCGGTCGGCCTCCCGGCGGGCGGGGCGGCGGGCGCGGCACGGGAGTTGCTCGGCGCGATGGGCACGATGCGGGGGCTGGACTCGGCGCTCGGGCTCTGGACGAAGCGGACGCTTCAGCTGAGGGAGCGCTGGGAGGCGGGGCTGCCGGCCGAGGCGCACGGCGTGCTCACGGGGGATCCTGCGGCCGACAAGGGGGCGTTGGACGCGTGGGCGGCGAAGCGGACGGGCGGCCTGATCGGGGAGATGCCCGTCGCGCTGGAGACGGACACCGAGATGGTGCTGGCGAGCGCGCTGGCGATGCGGACGAACTGGCTCCGGCGCTTCTGGGACTTCCCGATGACACCGGAGACCGGACCGTGGAACGACCGGGTGCTGATCGGCCTGCACCGGCAGAGTGAGCTGCTGGACCGGGTCGGGGTGGCGGACACGCCCGAGGGTCATGTCACCGAGCTGCGCGTGCTGGGCGACAACGCGATCGACGTCCATCTGCTGCTGGGCGAGGAGGGGATGACGCGGGGGCAGGTGCTGAGGGCCGGGGTGGACGTCCTGGCGCGCAGGCTTCCCGTGGTGTCGGGGCCGCGGCTGCCCTACGGGGAGGTGGGACCGGGCCTGCGGGTGGTGAAGAAGCGCAGCGCACGGCCCCTGCCGCCGACCCTGGACGTGACCACGGCGGCGTTCGACCTGCGCGCGCACCACGACCTGCTCGCACTGCACCGCGTCTTCGGCCTCACCACGGCGAGGGACGTCGGCCGCGGCCACTTCCCCGGCATCAGCGGCTTCCCGCTGGCCGTCGGGTCGGCCCGGCAGTCCACCACGGCGCAGTTCGGTGAAGTGGGCTTCCGCGCGGCCGCGGTGACGGCGTTCGGCTTCCCGGCGGGCGGGGTACCGCAGCTCCGCTGGGTGACCACGAGCATCCGGGCCGCCTTCGACCGCCCCTTCGGCTTCCTCGCCCTGCACCGCCACACACGCCTGGTCCTCGCGGCGGGCTGGGTGACGGACCCGGAGCCCTACCGCGAGGACGAGGAGCACTACTGA
- a CDS encoding SPOR domain-containing protein: protein MNDSTITLPWLVVRQDDNGNRYRVGRYATRAEAQKIADSLDSRGHKQLYWVERIAQNGDSADN, encoded by the coding sequence ATGAACGACAGCACGATCACTCTTCCCTGGCTCGTCGTCCGGCAGGACGACAACGGCAATCGCTATCGCGTGGGCCGATACGCGACCCGGGCCGAGGCCCAGAAGATCGCGGACAGCCTCGACAGCCGCGGCCACAAGCAGTTGTACTGGGTCGAGCGGATCGCGCAGAACGGCGACAGCGCGGACAACTGA
- a CDS encoding SpoIIE family protein phosphatase, whose protein sequence is MSEIPAKATESEDPSDGARTRAAGQRSGGTRSSQASQDTRASQDPQNSGDVSNSRAAQGSSDGRESGPVFAFDETRPGDPVWQSSPPGSIYDYIKVASFSIGPDGLVDQWSLRAEQIFGIPAGRAVGMDPIEAFVDPDLREQGQRKMAEILDGREWTGVVPFRVPDDAEGRPGEDGLAEVYVMPTQTEDGERAAVCIVVDVRTLRRMETDLAASQAIFGQSPFGFLLIDPDLRVRRANQRFASLFGGRPDDHRGKDVHDYLSRPEAERVSATLRRVLESGDSITDMHVTGFLPGSDERRHWSVNLYRVHSGSGRPIGIAWLGIDITARRAAAREAAAARRNLALLNEAGARIGNSLDLETTARELLDVVVPGFCDLATVDLYQGLLAGDEAPPGLADGSAELRRVAFASAVSDAPFVGDGAPVAVGAVHHYPFNSPCADALRTARPQHVPGEEGGLVQSTLAVPMVAHDTVVGLAQFARTKGSEPFGDRDRDLAVELAARAAVCIDNARLYRREHERALILQRSLLPPGDPVASGLDIACRYLPGNSSSDRPSEVGGDWFDVIELPGHRTALVVGDVMGRGLRAAVAMGELRSAVRTLALLDLEPAEVLSALDEIARGLGAPGGVQQATRAARRPREADLSEVYLATCVYAVYDSVTRRCTFANAGHLPPVLVEPGEAALMLDVPPGMPLGVGGEPFEEVEVELAEGALLALYTDGLVESRDHPLDEGLQAFVGALTDPSSPLEDVCDHVLNTLDTHHGEDDIALLMARVQGLPADSVGDWTLPREPRSVGRAREYARGRLLSWDLEALVDTTELLVSELVTNALRYGEGEIRLRLLLDRTLVCEVWDSGLVQPRRRRARDTDEGGRGLQLVGLLSAAWGSRRTPRGKTVWFELPLPDGEHGLTDPAEALLSLF, encoded by the coding sequence GTGAGCGAGATACCAGCGAAGGCCACGGAGTCCGAGGACCCGTCGGACGGCGCGAGGACGAGGGCCGCGGGACAGCGGTCCGGCGGCACACGATCCTCGCAAGCCTCTCAGGACACACGGGCCTCTCAGGACCCACAGAACTCCGGCGACGTATCGAACTCCCGTGCCGCGCAAGGCTCCAGCGACGGGCGGGAATCCGGCCCGGTGTTCGCGTTCGACGAGACCCGGCCCGGCGACCCCGTCTGGCAGAGCAGTCCGCCCGGCTCGATCTACGACTACATAAAGGTCGCGTCCTTCTCCATCGGCCCCGACGGCCTGGTCGACCAGTGGAGCCTGCGCGCCGAGCAGATCTTCGGCATCCCCGCCGGGCGTGCCGTCGGCATGGACCCCATCGAGGCGTTCGTCGACCCGGACCTGCGCGAGCAGGGCCAGCGCAAGATGGCGGAGATCCTGGACGGGCGGGAGTGGACCGGCGTGGTCCCCTTCCGGGTGCCCGACGACGCCGAGGGCCGGCCCGGTGAGGACGGCCTCGCCGAGGTGTACGTCATGCCGACGCAGACCGAGGACGGCGAGCGGGCCGCCGTGTGCATCGTCGTCGATGTGCGCACCCTGCGCCGGATGGAGACCGACCTCGCCGCCTCTCAGGCGATTTTCGGTCAATCTCCCTTCGGGTTCCTGCTGATCGACCCCGATCTGCGGGTGCGGCGCGCCAATCAGCGGTTCGCCTCACTGTTCGGCGGACGGCCCGACGACCACCGCGGCAAGGACGTCCACGACTATCTGTCGCGCCCCGAGGCCGAGCGGGTCTCGGCCACCCTGCGCCGGGTCCTGGAGAGCGGCGACTCCATCACGGACATGCATGTCACCGGCTTTCTGCCGGGTTCCGACGAGCGCCGGCACTGGTCCGTCAACCTCTACCGGGTGCACAGCGGCAGCGGCCGCCCCATCGGCATCGCCTGGCTCGGAATCGACATCACCGCGCGCCGCGCCGCCGCCCGCGAGGCCGCCGCCGCCCGGCGCAACCTCGCCCTGCTGAACGAGGCCGGCGCCCGCATAGGCAACTCCCTCGACCTGGAGACCACGGCCCGGGAACTCCTCGACGTCGTCGTCCCCGGCTTCTGCGACCTCGCCACGGTCGACCTCTACCAAGGGCTGCTGGCCGGCGACGAGGCCCCGCCCGGCCTCGCCGACGGCAGCGCGGAACTGCGCCGGGTCGCCTTCGCCAGCGCGGTCTCCGACGCGCCCTTCGTCGGCGACGGCGCACCCGTCGCGGTCGGCGCCGTCCACCACTACCCCTTCAACTCGCCCTGCGCAGACGCCCTGCGCACCGCCAGGCCGCAGCACGTGCCCGGCGAGGAGGGCGGGCTCGTCCAGTCCACGCTCGCCGTGCCGATGGTCGCCCACGACACGGTCGTAGGACTGGCGCAGTTCGCGCGGACGAAGGGGAGCGAGCCGTTCGGGGACCGGGACCGGGACCTGGCGGTCGAACTCGCCGCGCGTGCCGCGGTCTGTATCGACAACGCGCGGCTGTACCGGCGCGAGCACGAGCGGGCGCTGATACTGCAGCGGTCGCTGCTGCCACCCGGGGATCCCGTCGCCTCCGGCCTGGACATCGCCTGCCGCTATCTGCCCGGCAACTCCTCGTCGGACCGGCCCAGCGAGGTGGGTGGCGACTGGTTCGACGTCATCGAACTGCCCGGCCACCGCACGGCGTTGGTCGTGGGCGACGTGATGGGCCGCGGCCTGCGTGCCGCCGTGGCGATGGGCGAACTGCGCTCCGCCGTGCGCACGCTGGCCCTGCTGGACCTCGAACCCGCCGAGGTCCTCTCCGCCCTGGACGAGATCGCCCGCGGCCTCGGCGCACCGGGCGGCGTCCAGCAGGCCACCCGCGCCGCCCGCCGGCCCCGCGAGGCGGACCTGTCCGAGGTGTACCTCGCGACCTGTGTGTACGCGGTCTACGACTCCGTCACACGCCGCTGCACCTTCGCCAACGCCGGTCATCTGCCCCCGGTCCTCGTCGAGCCCGGCGAGGCGGCCCTGATGCTCGACGTGCCGCCGGGGATGCCGCTCGGTGTGGGCGGGGAGCCGTTCGAGGAGGTCGAGGTCGAGCTGGCGGAGGGCGCGCTGCTGGCGCTCTACACGGATGGACTCGTGGAGTCCCGCGACCATCCCCTGGACGAGGGCCTCCAGGCCTTCGTCGGCGCGCTGACCGACCCCTCCAGCCCGCTGGAGGACGTCTGCGACCACGTCCTCAACACGCTCGACACCCACCACGGCGAGGACGACATCGCGTTGCTGATGGCACGTGTCCAGGGGCTGCCCGCCGACTCGGTCGGCGACTGGACCCTGCCGCGCGAGCCCCGCAGCGTGGGCCGGGCCCGCGAGTACGCCCGCGGCCGACTGCTGTCCTGGGATCTCGAAGCCCTGGTCGACACCACGGAACTCCTCGTCAGCGAACTGGTCACCAACGCCCTTCGCTACGGCGAGGGCGAGATCAGACTGCGCCTCCTCCTGGACCGCACCCTGGTCTGCGAGGTCTGGGACTCCGGCCTGGTCCAGCCCCGCCGCCGCCGCGCCCGCGACACGGACGAGGGCGGCCGTGGCCTCCAACTGGTCGGCCTGCTCAGCGCGGCCTGGGGCTCCCGCCGCACCCCCCGCGGCAAGACGGTGTGGTTCGAACTGCCCCTGCCGGACGGCGAGCACGGCCTCACGGACCCGGCGGAGGCGTTGCTGAGCCTGTTCTGA
- a CDS encoding fumarate reductase/succinate dehydrogenase flavoprotein subunit, producing the protein MSVVERQEWDVVVIGAGGAGLRAAIEARERGARTAVICKSLFGKAHTVMAEGGIAAAMANANEHDNWQVHFRDTMRGGKFLNQWRMAELHAQEAPDRVWELETWGALFDRTKDGRISQRNFGGHEYPRLAHVGDRTGLELIRTLQQKIVALQQEDKKETGDYESRLKVYQECTVTRVLKDGSRVSGVFAYERETGRFFVLEAPSVVIATGGIGKSFKVTSNSWEYTGDGHALALLAGAPLLNMEFVQFHPTGMVWPPSVKGILVTESVRGDGGVLRNSEGKRFMFDYIPDVFKEKYAESEEEGDRWYEDPDNNRRPPELLPRDEVARAINSEVKAGRGSPHGGVFLDVSTRMPADVIRRRLPSMYHQFKELADVDITAEAMEVGPTCHYVMGGIAVESETAAARGVPGLFAAGEVAGGMHGSNRLGGNSLSDLLVFGRRAGWHAAEHAAARAFERPEVSDLEIDTAAAEALRPFSAEGPPGAEDEGRPPENPYTLHQELQQAMNDLVGIIRREAEMERALEKLADLRVRARRAGVEGHRQFNPGWHLALDLRNMLLVSECVARAALERTESRGGHTREDHPTMDRRWRNINLLCRLADPTGGLAATDPERGQIDLARETTDPVRQDLLALFDKEELVKYLAEEELYQ; encoded by the coding sequence ATGTCCGTGGTCGAACGGCAGGAGTGGGACGTCGTCGTGATCGGCGCGGGGGGCGCGGGCCTCCGGGCGGCGATCGAGGCACGGGAGCGAGGCGCCCGTACGGCCGTGATCTGCAAATCGCTGTTCGGCAAGGCGCACACCGTGATGGCCGAGGGCGGCATCGCGGCGGCCATGGCCAACGCCAACGAGCACGACAACTGGCAGGTCCACTTCCGCGACACCATGCGCGGCGGCAAGTTCCTCAACCAGTGGCGGATGGCCGAGCTGCACGCGCAGGAGGCACCGGACCGGGTCTGGGAGCTGGAGACCTGGGGCGCGCTCTTCGACCGTACGAAGGACGGCCGGATCTCGCAGCGCAACTTCGGCGGGCACGAGTACCCGCGCCTGGCGCACGTCGGTGACCGCACCGGCCTGGAGCTGATCCGCACGCTCCAGCAGAAGATCGTGGCGTTGCAGCAGGAGGACAAGAAGGAGACCGGGGACTACGAGTCCCGGCTGAAGGTCTACCAGGAGTGCACGGTCACCCGGGTCCTCAAGGACGGCAGCCGGGTCTCCGGGGTCTTCGCCTACGAGCGCGAGACCGGCCGCTTCTTCGTCCTCGAAGCCCCGTCCGTGGTCATCGCGACCGGCGGGATCGGCAAGTCCTTCAAGGTGACGTCGAACTCCTGGGAGTACACGGGCGACGGCCACGCGCTGGCGCTGCTCGCCGGGGCACCCCTGCTGAACATGGAGTTCGTGCAGTTCCACCCGACGGGCATGGTCTGGCCGCCGTCGGTGAAGGGGATCCTGGTCACGGAGTCGGTGCGTGGCGACGGAGGGGTGCTGCGCAACTCCGAGGGCAAGCGGTTCATGTTCGACTACATCCCCGACGTCTTCAAGGAGAAGTACGCCGAGTCGGAGGAGGAGGGCGACCGCTGGTACGAGGACCCGGACAACAACCGCCGGCCCCCCGAACTGCTCCCCCGTGACGAGGTGGCCCGCGCCATCAACTCCGAGGTGAAGGCGGGCCGCGGCTCCCCGCACGGCGGCGTCTTCCTTGACGTGTCGACCCGGATGCCGGCGGACGTCATCCGGCGCCGGCTGCCCTCCATGTACCACCAGTTCAAGGAGCTGGCGGACGTCGACATCACGGCCGAGGCGATGGAGGTCGGGCCGACCTGCCACTACGTCATGGGCGGCATCGCGGTCGAGTCGGAGACGGCGGCGGCGCGCGGGGTGCCGGGGCTGTTCGCGGCCGGCGAGGTGGCCGGCGGCATGCACGGCTCGAACCGGCTGGGCGGCAACTCGCTGTCCGACCTGCTGGTGTTCGGCCGCCGGGCCGGCTGGCACGCCGCCGAGCACGCGGCGGCACGGGCCTTCGAACGCCCCGAGGTCAGCGATCTGGAGATCGACACGGCGGCCGCGGAGGCGCTGCGCCCGTTCTCGGCGGAGGGCCCGCCCGGCGCCGAGGACGAGGGCCGCCCGCCGGAGAACCCCTACACGCTGCACCAGGAGCTCCAGCAGGCGATGAACGACCTCGTCGGCATCATCCGCCGCGAGGCCGAGATGGAACGGGCGCTGGAGAAGCTCGCCGATCTGCGCGTACGGGCCCGGCGGGCCGGGGTCGAGGGGCACCGGCAGTTCAACCCGGGCTGGCACCTCGCGCTCGACCTGCGCAACATGCTGCTGGTCAGCGAGTGCGTGGCGCGGGCCGCGCTGGAGCGCACGGAGTCGCGCGGCGGCCACACCCGCGAGGACCATCCGACGATGGACCGCAGGTGGCGCAACATCAACCTGCTGTGCCGGCTCGCCGACCCTACGGGCGGCCTCGCGGCCACCGACCCCGAGCGCGGCCAGATCGATCTCGCACGTGAGACCACCGATCCCGTCCGCCAGGACCTGCTGGCTCTCTTCGACAAGGAGGAGCTGGTCAAGTACCTCGCCGAGGAGGAGCTCTACCAGTGA
- a CDS encoding succinate dehydrogenase/fumarate reductase iron-sulfur subunit, translated as MSSYEARFKVWRGDVQGGDLEDFKVEVNDGEVVLDIIHRLQATQAPDLAVRWNCKAGKCGSCSAEINGRPRLLCMTRMSVFTREETITVTPLRAFPVVRDLVTNVGFNYEKAREVPAFVPPEDLGPGEYRMMQEDVDRSQEFRKCIECFLCQDTCHVVRDHEENKPAFAGPRFLMRVAELDMHPLDAAGESGLDRKKTAQDEHGLGYCNITKCCTEVCPEGIKITDNALIPLKERAVDRKYDPLVWLGSKIRRRSSAE; from the coding sequence GTGAGCAGCTACGAGGCCCGCTTCAAGGTGTGGCGGGGCGATGTGCAGGGCGGGGACCTGGAGGACTTCAAGGTCGAGGTGAACGACGGCGAGGTGGTCCTCGACATCATCCACCGCCTCCAGGCCACCCAGGCCCCCGATCTCGCCGTCCGCTGGAACTGCAAGGCGGGCAAGTGCGGTTCGTGCTCGGCCGAGATCAACGGGCGGCCACGGCTGCTGTGCATGACGCGGATGTCGGTGTTCACCCGCGAGGAGACGATCACCGTCACCCCGCTGCGCGCCTTCCCCGTCGTGCGGGACCTGGTCACGAACGTCGGCTTCAACTACGAGAAGGCACGCGAGGTCCCCGCCTTCGTGCCGCCGGAGGACCTGGGTCCGGGCGAGTACCGGATGATGCAGGAGGACGTGGACCGCTCGCAGGAGTTCCGCAAGTGCATCGAGTGCTTCCTGTGCCAGGACACCTGCCATGTGGTGCGTGACCACGAGGAGAACAAACCGGCGTTCGCGGGCCCGCGCTTCCTGATGCGGGTCGCCGAACTGGACATGCACCCGCTGGACGCGGCCGGCGAGAGCGGCCTGGACCGCAAGAAGACCGCCCAGGACGAGCACGGCCTCGGCTACTGCAACATCACCAAGTGCTGCACGGAGGTCTGCCCCGAGGGCATCAAGATCACCGACAACGCGCTGATCCCGCTGAAGGAGCGGGCCGTGGACCGCAAGTACGACCCGCTGGTGTGGCTGGGCTCGAAGATCAGGAGGCGCTCCTCGGCGGAGTGA